From Planctomycetia bacterium:
ATGCCGTGCAGCGACGTGATCTGATTCGCCGACAGGCAGGTGCTGATGTTGGCGATGATCGGAATGCCGCCGGCGACCGAGGCCTCGAAGGCGATCGAACGCCCGAGCGCCCGGGCGCGATCGAACAGCTCCGGCCCGTGCTCAGCCAGCAGGGCCTTGTTGGCGGTCACCACGTCCTTACCGCTTTCTAGCAGTTGCAGCATGATCGACCGCGCCGGCTCCAGCCCGCCAACGAGATGAGCGACGGCCTTGATCTCCGGATTCCTCGTGATCCGCGTCAAATCGCTGGACAGGATGCCGTCAGGCAATTCGCAAGCCCGGGCCTTGGCGACGTCGCGGACGACGATCTCCTCCAGCCAGAGCGTCCGCCCGGCGTGGCGCGCAGTGCGATCCCCGTAATCCAACAACAACTTGGCCACGCCGGAACCGACGGTGCCCAGTCCGACGATGGCGACTTTGGTTTTCTCCATAAGAGAAATATAGCTTCCTGCGACAGCGGCGCTAGGGCCGGTTTTTCACCAGCTTCTTATGCGGTTATTCACCACTGAGAGCACGGAGGACACGGAGGGGAGGAGGAGAAATGTGGGATACCAACCCGACGCGCTAGCGAGGGAGAGAGGGCGTTGAAGAGGAGGCGAACAGCGCGCTGAGACCGAGCGCGATTTATTACGGCGCCTCGGACCACCATCGAGCGACAGAAAATGTGGCCGCGACGACCATGCCTAGAAATGTTGGAAGTACAAAGAGCCAGATCGCGAGGTTCGCCGCTCCGGTATATGGCGGTGGCGTTCCCATTCGGGCCGGTCGCGGTGTCTTGCCACTCGATTGCGGCGCGGCGTACGGATTTTCTGCTTCTGGAACGCTCATCCCCTTCATCCTAACCCCAACGCCGCATAAATGCGCTCATCCGCCAAGGTCTGCGCGATGAATTGCGTGCCGGTGAAGTCGTGAGCGCGGCTGTGGTCGCCGGGGACCGCTACGGTGTACATGCCGGCGGCCACGGCGGCGCGGCAGCCGTTGTGGCTGTCTTCCAGCACCAGGATTTCGCCTGCGGGGATCGCGTGGCGCGACGCGGCCTTTTGATAGATCTCCGGGTGGGGCTTGCCTTCGTTCACGTCCTCGCTGGTGAGAAAAAAGTCGAAGCGTTCCAGCCAGCCGGCACGAGCGAGAATGTTGTCCAGGAAACGCCGCCGGCTGCTCGTGGCGATCGCCTTTGGCAACCTGGCTTGATCGAGTGTATCGAGCAACCGTTCCGCGCCGGGCATGGGCGCCAGGTACGTATCGAGAATCGGCGGGAAGGTTTCCTCGGTCTCCTGCAGTAGTTCTTCGACGGTGGCGTCGAGGCCGTGCCGATCGATCATGATTTGGAGTGCGATCTGGCTGGGCCGGCCCATCATCGCGTCGAGCAGCGACTGCGTGAACTCATGCCCTCGCCGTCGCAACATCTCCGTGCCGACGCGCTGATAGAGCTCTTCGGTATTGAAGAGCAGGCCGTCCAGATCGAACACGACTGCCCGCAACGAGGCTTTCGGCAAGGTCATGCGGTGTATTCTCCGAGTGTGCGATGCACTGTTTAGTAACCCTGAATGTAGTCGATCTGCGCGAACGCGGGAGGGCCACCATCGACTGTGGGAGGCGTCTCCGACGCCGATGATTCGGCAAACTTACGCAGCAAATCCAGCTGTACTCGCTTCAATGTTCGCTCCATCGGCGTCGGAGACGCCTCCCACAGGGTATCGGTGAATCGTTGGCGGATTGAATTCCCTGCTGCTTCCATTGAAATTGGGCCAGCGGTTGTTGTAGAACCGACCTCTGTGCCAAACGCACAACACAACGGTATGGGACGACGGCGGGTGCTTGCCCGCTGAACTGAACAGCCTGGCGATGGAGCGCGATCCCACAATGGGTTCGCGGTCGATCGACAGGCTGTTTTCTTTTTGCGCGGCGAGGGTCATGGCAACGGTGGGTTGGGGATTCGCGTGGTTCGGCGCAACGCTGATGGCCATGAATCTGGCGGACGCCGTGGCGCCGGAACTAGGCAACCTGACGGCGAGCGCCGTCTTGGGCTGGTACGCCTGGTACACGGCTACGCGAACGACGCCGGGAATGCTCCGCTCGTTTCGTGAAGAGATGAACGCGGCGCGGCAGGATTTTCGGAGCGAGACCGCGGCGCAGCGCGACCAATTGGCGTGTGAGCGCGAGTATCGACATCGCGACAGCGCGGCGATCGCTCGCGCGTTGCAGCGGCTCGCGAAAGCGACGGCGCGGACTGCGGAGGATTCACCACGGAGGCACGGAGAGGGGAGGGGAAGTGATAAGTGCGGAGTGCGGAGTGATGCGTAGTGAATGGCGGAACTCGGAACGCTGAGCCGTGAGATGAACGCTTGTTCCAATAAACTGAATACTGAACCCTGAAAACTTCAAACTACCCATGAATGACATGATGCTGGTGCGGCGATGGCCGCTTGAAGCCTGGAGTCGGCTGCGTGAATTGTTGCAGGTCATTGCCGATTTGCAGGACATCGATGCGCCGTTGACTTCTCCGGAGGGTTTGCGGCGCGCCGTGGAGTTGGTGTTGAAGCTCGGCGAATTGCTGGGGCTCGACGCCGCGTGGCTCGATCGGCTGCGGCCGATTCTGACCGATGACGGCGTCCTGAACATTGCGCTGGCGGTCTGGCAATTCGTGCTTGGCGCGCGGCATGAGTTCAGCTCCGACGACGCGATTCGCTGTCACGTGGCGGGCGTTGACGGGCCGGTCGTCGTCACGCAGCAATCGCTGGCCGATTGGCTGCCGATCGTAGTGCAACTGATCAGCCTGCTCCGGATTGTGCGAGGCGCCCGATGATCCGCGAAAATGCTCCGGTGCGCTTGCCGCCCTATCGCGTGCAGGCGGTGATGCATGCGTTGTCGGAAGTCGTCGACTGGGGGTTGAGCGCTTACAACGTGCCGGCGCATTGGAAGAATACGCGCGGTCAAGGCGTGCGAGTGGCCGTGTTGGATACCGGAATCGACGCCGATCACCCGGACCTGGCCACGGCGATTGACGACGCCCGGGACTTTACCGGGAGTCGCTCGGGCATCGCGGACCGCGTTGGGCACGGCACGCACGTGGCCGGCACGATTGGTGCGCGGCGCAACGATCAAGGCGTGATCGGCGTTGCGCCGGAATGCCGGTTGTTGATCGCGAAGGTGCTGGGCGATGACGGTTCAGGTTCCAGTGATAAGGTGGCGGCGGGCATCGATTGGGCCTGTGCGCAGGGCGCGGACATTCTCTCGCTCAGTCTCGGCTCGCCCCAGGACGACGCGGTCCTTCGCAATGCGGTCGCCAGGGCGGCGGCACAAGGCAAATTCGTGATCTGCGCCGCGGGCAACTCCGGGCGGCCGAACTCCGTCGACGATCCGGCGCGCTGGCCAGACACGGTCGCCGTGGGCGCGGTCGATCGCGATGGCCGCATCGCTTCGTTCAGCAGTCGCGGCGACGAAGTCGATCTCTGCGCCCCGGGCCAGGACGTACTGTCGACCTTTCGCGATGGTTCGTACGCCAAGCTCTCCGGTACGAGCATGGCGGCCCCGTTTGTGAGTGGCATTGCGGCGCTATTGCTGGCGAAGCATCGAGACGGCGGCGGCGCGACGCCCGTGGCAACACATCAGCAACTGGTCGAGCATTTGCTCCGCACGGCCACCGACGCCGGCCCTGCTGGCAAAGACCCGCACTATGGCTTCGGACTCATCAATCCGGACAGCGCTTTGGGCGAGGCATCCGGCGACAAACCGGCGCCATCAGGCATTTGGGTCTTCATTCCCGGCGGCAAAGTAATGCCGTGAGACAAGCGGGAAGTGCTTCCGGCACGTTGGCTACGTCGATGTTCTTCCACCAGACCATTCGGGCTTATTCATTCGGGCTTCATCAGTCATTCGAATTTCGTCCTTCGTCATTGCCACCATGCCTTATTTGATCGCCTGCGCATTGCTCACTCTCGGTCCGGCCGATGAGCTGCGCGCGGCGTTGGGCGACTTGGAACGTCTACCGGTTCACGAGCGAACGGTCGTGCGCTATGCGAGCTTCTACGCGATGCCGCCTGAGCGTCGTAGAGAAGCCGCCGCGGTCTTGTCGTTTGTGTTGAACACAGTGAGCCAATCGCCGGTCATCGTCGATTTGGAGGAAGTGCCTGGAACGGAACAACGGCTGTGGCGCGTGCGTTGGGATCGCTACGGACAAGCACGCGACGATTGGGAACGATTGGCGAGCGAAGATCCCTACTGGCATCAACGACTTGCGCTGAAGCATGGCAAGCAAAGCGGTGCGAAGGAAGTTTTCATCGACGGCCCATGGTTGCCGGCGGAATTGGCTGCGCAGCTTCGAGCGGAGACCGACAGCGCGGGCGCTGTGTTGCGGGGAGATTTCTTAATTGCCCGGATCAGCACGACACTCGACGGCGGCCACTACTACCGATTGGCCAGGATCGCGGAAACGGAAGGCGCCTTTCTGCGTGACCTGGGCATTGATGCGAAGGCGATCGGCAAGCTGAGTGCGGACGCGGGAGCGAACCTCATTCATTCGCGCGTGACTCACCAGGTGCGCCGCATCGTCCGGAGACCCGGGCCGCTTGGTGGAGCATGGCACACGTACGACGTGGAGTCGTCGACGGCGGAGCGCGATCCGTTGCGGAACCCGTTCAGTTTTCAGTTCGACGCCGGCGAACACATCGCCGCCGGCCCGAACGGGCTGCACCGCTTCGCCCTCTACGACGCCCGAGGCAAGCGGCAAGACAGCGTGCCAGACCGGATTGCCAAAGACACGACCGACCCGCACGGCGTGGGCATTATCGCGCCGATGATTTCGTGCGTGCGTTGCCATGTGGAAGACGGCTTGCGTCCGTTCGCGAACGATCAACAGCGATTGCTCGGCGGCGACGTCGACTTGCTCACGGCGCGACCGCGCGACGCGGAACGACTCGCGGACTTTTACGGCGCGGATCTGGAGCGATGGTTGCGGCGCGATCGAGAGGACTACGCTGTGCAAGTCGCCCGTG
This genomic window contains:
- a CDS encoding HAD family phosphatase codes for the protein MTLPKASLRAVVFDLDGLLFNTEELYQRVGTEMLRRRGHEFTQSLLDAMMGRPSQIALQIMIDRHGLDATVEELLQETEETFPPILDTYLAPMPGAERLLDTLDQARLPKAIATSSRRRFLDNILARAGWLERFDFFLTSEDVNEGKPHPEIYQKAASRHAIPAGEILVLEDSHNGCRAAVAAGMYTVAVPGDHSRAHDFTGTQFIAQTLADERIYAALGLG
- a CDS encoding S8 family peptidase; translation: MIRENAPVRLPPYRVQAVMHALSEVVDWGLSAYNVPAHWKNTRGQGVRVAVLDTGIDADHPDLATAIDDARDFTGSRSGIADRVGHGTHVAGTIGARRNDQGVIGVAPECRLLIAKVLGDDGSGSSDKVAAGIDWACAQGADILSLSLGSPQDDAVLRNAVARAAAQGKFVICAAGNSGRPNSVDDPARWPDTVAVGAVDRDGRIASFSSRGDEVDLCAPGQDVLSTFRDGSYAKLSGTSMAAPFVSGIAALLLAKHRDGGGATPVATHQQLVEHLLRTATDAGPAGKDPHYGFGLINPDSALGEASGDKPAPSGIWVFIPGGKVMP